A region from the Salidesulfovibrio onnuriiensis genome encodes:
- a CDS encoding chemotaxis protein CheA has product MSDDLNRQIFKEEAYELLGELEGSLLELEENPKDLDLVNRIFRALHTIKGSGSMFGFEDIAEFTHEVETVFDMVRSEELKVTTDLLNLSFQSRDHIQKMLDNADAGEVVDPEGMANILRGLQQLASGEAVSDEAAAPPEPEAEAQPETVPAEEAVAAGGDHSYLIKVVPQDAQGEEEENYEPLFEELRRRGEFRIQTRPTDVPEADEAFWEFRLDTDRDKDAIKDIFLFTDLNIRVTVEDYKEEEVSPATEVPLVEHGDTDEEPPKIGEILVEEGAVGPDDVKDALKQQKPIGQILKESGKVTDEQLNKAVSKQTKAMESSKAKKQQEAVSSIRVAAEKLDWLVDLVGELVIVQAQITQVVSERNDPVLTSLSEELERLSDELRDSTLGIRMLPIGTSFSKFRRLVRDLSAELGKEILLSTNGAETELDKTVIERLGDPLVHLLRNSIDHGIESPEERKALGKMEEGMILLSAEHSGGEVLIRITDDGKGMDPDVIRAKAVERGMITADAEMTNKELFKLIFEPGFSTAKKVTNVSGRGVGMDVVKRAIDSLRGSIDIDSMLNKGTTITIRLPLTLAIIDGLQVRVGDEFYVIPLSLVEECVELKRSEIEEGEGGQTLLHLRGEIVPYIHLRDFFMVEGENPPIEQIVITGVEGSRVGIVVDTVIGEHQTVIKSLSRVYKDVEGISGATIKGDGSIALILDIPSLVRQVVVETV; this is encoded by the coding sequence ATGTCTGATGATCTGAACCGACAGATATTCAAAGAAGAGGCCTATGAACTGCTTGGCGAGCTGGAAGGTTCGCTGCTGGAGCTCGAGGAGAATCCCAAGGATCTTGATCTGGTCAACAGGATTTTCCGGGCTTTGCATACCATCAAGGGCTCCGGGTCCATGTTCGGGTTCGAGGATATCGCCGAATTCACCCACGAAGTGGAAACCGTCTTCGACATGGTTCGTTCCGAAGAGCTCAAGGTGACCACCGACCTGTTGAATCTTTCTTTCCAGTCCCGCGACCATATCCAGAAAATGCTCGATAATGCGGATGCCGGCGAGGTTGTGGATCCCGAAGGCATGGCGAACATCCTGCGCGGTCTACAGCAACTTGCCAGTGGAGAGGCTGTTTCGGACGAGGCCGCCGCTCCCCCCGAACCCGAGGCCGAGGCTCAGCCCGAAACCGTACCCGCCGAGGAGGCTGTCGCCGCCGGAGGGGACCATTCCTACCTGATCAAGGTGGTGCCGCAGGATGCGCAGGGGGAAGAGGAAGAGAATTACGAACCCCTGTTCGAGGAACTGCGGCGTCGCGGTGAATTCCGTATTCAGACCCGTCCCACGGATGTTCCCGAAGCCGACGAGGCCTTTTGGGAGTTCCGGCTGGATACGGATCGGGACAAGGACGCGATCAAGGACATTTTTCTGTTCACCGACCTGAATATCCGTGTGACGGTTGAAGACTACAAAGAAGAGGAGGTTTCGCCGGCGACCGAAGTGCCGCTTGTGGAACATGGCGATACCGACGAGGAGCCCCCCAAGATTGGAGAGATACTGGTCGAGGAAGGCGCCGTAGGCCCGGACGATGTAAAGGACGCCCTCAAGCAACAGAAGCCCATCGGGCAGATACTGAAGGAATCCGGAAAGGTGACGGACGAGCAACTCAACAAGGCGGTCAGCAAGCAGACCAAGGCCATGGAATCCAGCAAGGCCAAGAAGCAGCAGGAGGCGGTTTCCAGCATTCGCGTGGCCGCCGAGAAGCTCGATTGGCTGGTAGATCTCGTGGGCGAACTGGTCATTGTTCAGGCCCAGATTACCCAGGTGGTCAGCGAACGGAACGATCCCGTCCTGACATCTCTTTCCGAGGAACTCGAACGACTCAGCGACGAACTGCGCGATTCCACTTTGGGCATCCGCATGCTACCCATCGGCACTTCCTTCAGCAAGTTCCGTCGGTTGGTCAGGGATCTTTCCGCCGAGCTTGGAAAAGAGATACTTCTTTCCACCAACGGTGCGGAAACCGAGCTGGACAAGACCGTCATAGAGCGGCTTGGCGATCCCTTGGTGCACCTGCTGCGCAACAGCATCGACCACGGCATCGAGTCTCCCGAGGAGCGCAAGGCCCTGGGGAAGATGGAGGAGGGCATGATCCTGCTTTCCGCCGAACATTCCGGCGGCGAGGTGCTGATCCGTATCACCGATGACGGAAAGGGCATGGACCCGGACGTGATCCGCGCCAAGGCCGTGGAGCGCGGCATGATCACCGCGGATGCGGAAATGACCAACAAGGAGCTTTTTAAGCTCATCTTCGAACCGGGATTCTCCACCGCCAAAAAGGTCACCAACGTTTCCGGCCGGGGGGTTGGCATGGACGTGGTCAAGCGGGCCATCGACTCCCTGCGCGGTTCCATAGATATCGACAGCATGCTCAACAAGGGGACCACCATCACCATCCGGCTGCCCCTGACCCTGGCCATCATCGACGGCCTGCAGGTCCGGGTGGGTGATGAGTTCTACGTCATACCGCTTTCCCTGGTGGAGGAATGCGTTGAACTGAAACGTTCCGAGATAGAGGAAGGCGAAGGAGGACAGACGCTTCTCCACCTCCGGGGCGAAATCGTCCCCTATATCCATCTGCGCGATTTCTTCATGGTGGAAGGGGAGAATCCGCCCATCGAGCAGATCGTCATTACGGGCGTGGAGGGAAGCCGTGTCGGTATTGTGGTGGATACGGTCATTGGCGA
- a CDS encoding methyl-accepting chemotaxis protein, with product MCGVFFAQPSLSRIHDALERLDSEEGRAEFDELAEKAGLADVVKGVREHYERERDREMLFHNALRVLGNQVIVCNGDGKIMLATESVLGMLEKPMTQILGFTVSQAFYNTQGQSITEKVLKDGKGVDAVTDITLWNGKVVSVQLYARPIYDSSDKIVGVVTSFIDMKDSLQQKHDLEDQQKRMVEVAGEVSTLAERVASASEEMSASADEQARGAQKQSQQTDTVATSMEEMTATVLEVASNASATSQAAEEARVSAGEGVEMVTRAVDAINNVSVSAGQLAEVVEQLDSQAEEIGRIINVINDIADQTNLLALNAAIEAARAGEAGRGFAVVADEVRKLAEKTVTATKEVETAIHTIQERSAHAMSSMARTEKQVEESTDLSNKAGEALEQIMARIEDMVGRVSQIATAAEEQSAAAEEIGKSIEEIAMVAKEADEGAGQQASATRDLAELAQQLLTVAMDFRSADKGGVKLRESSGQMKGILPKLTQKYVEEKFGQETFQAMQAEMGDPVFLPTASYPDGVMKQMAEQVVERKGISERDFFLGLGRFTVGEFYKMYKRYFKDETLKQFYMRMNDVHAQLTEEHPGITPPNFTYEDKGNELFMNYRSSRGLFDYFEGILWGAAEFKGEKVEITVKPFDAETARAEIKFL from the coding sequence TTGTGCGGCGTTTTTTTTGCCCAACCCTCCCTTTCCCGGATTCACGATGCCCTGGAGCGGTTGGACTCCGAAGAGGGGCGCGCCGAATTTGACGAGCTCGCGGAAAAGGCCGGATTGGCCGATGTAGTCAAAGGAGTGCGGGAACATTACGAGCGGGAAAGGGATCGGGAAATGCTGTTCCACAACGCGCTCCGGGTGCTCGGCAACCAGGTCATCGTCTGCAACGGTGACGGAAAGATCATGCTTGCCACCGAGTCCGTGCTTGGAATGCTTGAAAAGCCCATGACCCAGATTCTCGGTTTCACCGTCAGCCAGGCCTTTTACAACACCCAGGGCCAGTCGATTACGGAAAAGGTTCTCAAGGACGGAAAAGGGGTTGATGCGGTTACGGACATCACCCTCTGGAACGGCAAGGTTGTTTCCGTCCAGTTGTACGCCCGGCCCATCTATGATTCCTCGGACAAGATCGTGGGCGTGGTGACCTCCTTCATCGACATGAAGGATTCGCTGCAGCAGAAGCATGACCTTGAGGATCAGCAGAAGCGCATGGTCGAGGTCGCGGGCGAGGTCAGCACCCTGGCGGAACGGGTTGCCTCGGCGTCCGAGGAGATGTCGGCCTCGGCGGACGAGCAGGCCCGGGGAGCGCAGAAGCAGAGCCAGCAGACCGATACCGTGGCCACTTCAATGGAAGAGATGACCGCCACGGTGCTGGAAGTGGCGAGCAATGCCTCGGCCACCTCCCAGGCCGCGGAGGAAGCGCGTGTTTCCGCCGGGGAAGGCGTGGAGATGGTCACCCGGGCCGTGGACGCCATCAACAATGTTTCGGTTTCCGCAGGGCAGCTTGCCGAGGTGGTGGAGCAGCTCGACAGCCAGGCCGAGGAGATTGGCCGCATCATCAACGTCATCAACGACATTGCCGACCAGACCAACCTGCTGGCGCTCAATGCCGCCATTGAGGCCGCCCGTGCCGGTGAAGCCGGACGGGGCTTCGCTGTGGTTGCGGACGAAGTCCGCAAGCTGGCCGAAAAGACCGTGACCGCCACCAAGGAGGTGGAAACGGCCATCCATACCATCCAGGAGCGTTCCGCCCATGCCATGTCCTCCATGGCGCGCACCGAGAAGCAGGTGGAGGAGAGTACCGACCTTTCCAACAAGGCCGGTGAGGCCCTGGAACAGATCATGGCCCGCATTGAGGATATGGTCGGCAGGGTTTCCCAGATAGCCACGGCTGCGGAGGAACAGTCCGCGGCGGCCGAGGAGATCGGCAAGAGCATCGAGGAGATCGCCATGGTCGCCAAGGAGGCGGACGAGGGCGCCGGCCAGCAGGCTTCGGCCACCCGGGATCTTGCGGAACTGGCCCAGCAGCTTCTTACCGTGGCCATGGATTTCCGGAGTGCGGACAAGGGCGGCGTGAAGCTGCGCGAATCCTCCGGCCAGATGAAAGGTATTTTGCCCAAGTTAACCCAGAAATATGTGGAAGAGAAATTCGGACAGGAAACCTTCCAGGCCATGCAGGCGGAAATGGGGGATCCCGTGTTCCTGCCCACGGCCAGTTATCCTGACGGTGTGATGAAGCAGATGGCCGAACAGGTGGTGGAACGGAAAGGTATTTCCGAGCGTGACTTTTTTCTGGGGCTGGGACGTTTCACGGTGGGCGAGTTCTACAAGATGTACAAGCGCTACTTCAAGGACGAGACCCTCAAGCAGTTCTACATGCGCATGAACGATGTTCACGCCCAGCTCACCGAGGAGCATCCTGGGATTACTCCGCCCAATTTCACCTACGAGGACAAGGGCAACGAGCTGTTCATGAACTACCGTTCCTCCCGGGGGCTTTTCGATTATTTCGAGGGTATTTTATGGGGCGCTGCGGAATTCAAGGGCGAAAAGGTCGAAATTACGGTCAAGCCATTTGATGCGGAAACCGCGCGCGCTGAAATCAAGTTTTTGTAA
- a CDS encoding DUF2062 domain-containing protein yields MPESKNGAQSALKRNSRELGWWERGKRASKYWYLRVMRQKSTPKELAFSLALGVFIGAMPIIPFQSVVVIALAFLFKVPKFAAWLATCYSNAFTMAPFYYFLYLVGVFFLPLDASFDPSKLDMVQMIEAGWQFFTVILAGGLIFGIPATILTYVVSLFAIRRFRRRRAMRMFRR; encoded by the coding sequence GTGCCCGAATCCAAGAATGGCGCCCAGAGTGCCCTCAAGAGAAATTCCAGGGAGCTTGGATGGTGGGAGCGCGGCAAGCGCGCCTCCAAGTACTGGTACCTGCGCGTCATGCGTCAGAAATCGACCCCCAAGGAGTTGGCATTTTCCCTGGCGTTGGGAGTGTTCATCGGGGCCATGCCCATCATTCCCTTTCAGTCCGTGGTGGTGATCGCATTGGCGTTTCTCTTCAAGGTGCCCAAGTTCGCCGCCTGGCTGGCGACATGCTATTCCAATGCCTTCACCATGGCGCCGTTTTACTATTTCCTCTACCTGGTGGGCGTGTTCTTTCTGCCTCTGGACGCCTCGTTCGATCCTTCCAAGCTGGACATGGTGCAGATGATCGAGGCGGGCTGGCAGTTTTTTACCGTCATTCTCGCCGGAGGCCTGATCTTCGGCATTCCCGCGACCATCCTTACCTACGTGGTTTCCCTGTTTGCCATCCGGCGTTTCCGTCGCCGCAGGGCCATGCGCATGTTCCGTCGCTAA
- the fusA gene encoding elongation factor G, whose amino-acid sequence MSKSKSPSKKNLEQLRNIGIIAHIDAGKTTLTERILYYSKKIHRIGEVHEGTATMDYMPEEQERGITITSAVTTCEWHNHIINIIDTPGHVDFTIEVERSLRVLDGAVGVFCGVSGVEPQSETVWRQSQKYKVPKLAYVNKLDRLGADFEAVLESMVQKLGVNPLPLQYPDGLEQDLRGVFDLVEMKRLEFDLESKGEKFEVFDLTGEEAERLAPWREKLLETAADYDDELLELYFAGEDIPVQSLREAIRKATLDLAVVPVLCGSALKNVGVQPVVDAVCHYLPSPLDVPPATGVDPETRGPKSFEVGGKEPLSALVFKVSMDSGRKLALMRLYSGCIEAGEVVYNVTQGQEERVARLFRLHAGRKEKLDAAYAGDIVGAAGMKYARTGDTLCLKDNQLVLEQIENYKPVISLAIEPRNSDEADKLEEVLEKYLLEDPTLESKTDEDTGQVILSGMGELHLEILLERLRREHKLEPRTGKPQVVYQETISGKASAQGEFNRELGEVMHYGQVSLAVEPIARDTGREVSFELDVEAWPEAWLNAAQEGIEDALQSGVMKGYPVQDVRVRILSMERKDGESSEAGYRMASAMALREALKKAAPKLLEPIMWVEIGVPGDFVGDVIGLLGAKGAKVENMVDKGGQKVVEALAPLGRLFGFSTELRSATQGRAGFMMKFSRFDILE is encoded by the coding sequence GTGAGCAAAAGCAAGAGCCCCTCGAAAAAGAATCTCGAACAGCTGCGCAATATCGGCATCATCGCCCATATCGACGCGGGAAAAACCACGCTGACCGAGCGGATTCTCTATTATTCCAAGAAGATTCATCGAATAGGGGAGGTCCATGAGGGCACGGCGACCATGGACTACATGCCCGAAGAGCAGGAACGCGGCATCACCATCACTTCCGCAGTGACCACCTGCGAGTGGCACAATCACATCATCAATATCATCGACACTCCCGGTCACGTGGACTTCACCATTGAAGTGGAGCGCTCCCTGCGTGTGCTGGACGGCGCTGTCGGCGTCTTCTGCGGTGTCAGCGGCGTGGAGCCCCAATCCGAGACCGTCTGGCGCCAGAGCCAGAAGTACAAGGTGCCCAAGCTGGCCTATGTGAACAAGCTGGACCGCCTGGGGGCGGATTTCGAGGCCGTGCTGGAGTCCATGGTGCAGAAGCTCGGGGTCAACCCGCTTCCCCTGCAATACCCGGACGGTCTGGAACAGGACCTCAGGGGGGTCTTCGACCTTGTGGAGATGAAGCGTCTGGAATTCGACCTCGAATCCAAGGGCGAGAAGTTCGAGGTGTTCGACCTTACCGGCGAGGAGGCCGAGCGCCTGGCCCCGTGGCGGGAAAAGCTGCTTGAAACCGCGGCCGACTACGACGACGAACTTCTGGAACTCTATTTCGCCGGGGAGGACATCCCGGTCCAGTCGCTGCGGGAGGCCATCCGCAAGGCCACCCTTGATCTGGCCGTGGTGCCGGTGCTGTGCGGCTCCGCCCTCAAGAACGTGGGCGTGCAGCCTGTGGTGGATGCCGTGTGCCATTATCTGCCCAGTCCGCTTGACGTGCCCCCGGCAACCGGCGTTGATCCGGAAACCCGGGGTCCCAAGTCCTTTGAGGTCGGAGGCAAGGAGCCCCTTTCCGCGCTTGTTTTCAAGGTCAGCATGGATTCCGGCCGCAAGCTGGCCCTCATGCGCCTGTATTCCGGTTGCATTGAGGCCGGTGAGGTCGTCTACAACGTGACCCAGGGACAGGAGGAGCGTGTGGCGCGTCTGTTCCGGCTGCACGCGGGCAGGAAGGAAAAGCTGGACGCGGCCTATGCCGGGGATATCGTCGGCGCTGCGGGCATGAAGTACGCCCGCACCGGGGATACGCTTTGCCTCAAGGACAACCAGTTGGTCCTGGAGCAGATCGAGAACTACAAGCCGGTCATCTCCCTGGCCATTGAGCCTAGGAATTCGGACGAGGCGGACAAGCTGGAGGAGGTGCTGGAAAAATATCTTCTCGAGGATCCGACCCTGGAATCCAAGACCGACGAGGACACCGGACAGGTTATACTTTCCGGCATGGGCGAACTGCATCTGGAGATCCTTCTGGAGCGGCTTCGTCGCGAACACAAGCTTGAGCCGAGGACCGGCAAGCCCCAGGTGGTCTATCAGGAAACCATCAGCGGGAAAGCCTCTGCGCAAGGCGAATTCAACCGCGAACTCGGGGAGGTTATGCACTATGGGCAGGTGTCCCTGGCCGTGGAACCCATTGCCCGGGATACGGGGCGGGAGGTTTCCTTTGAGCTGGATGTGGAGGCCTGGCCCGAGGCCTGGTTGAACGCGGCGCAGGAGGGCATTGAGGATGCCTTGCAGAGCGGCGTCATGAAGGGATACCCCGTGCAGGACGTTCGTGTGCGTATCCTGAGCATGGAGCGGAAGGACGGGGAGTCCAGTGAGGCCGGTTACCGCATGGCTTCGGCCATGGCCCTGCGCGAAGCCTTGAAAAAGGCCGCCCCCAAGTTGCTTGAACCCATCATGTGGGTGGAAATCGGCGTCCCCGGAGATTTCGTGGGTGATGTCATAGGTCTGTTGGGCGCCAAGGGTGCCAAGGTGGAGAACATGGTCGACAAGGGCGGCCAGAAGGTTGTGGAAGCCCTTGCCCCGCTGGGCAGACTGTTCGGTTTTTCCACGGAATTACGCTCCGCCACTCAGGGGCGGGCCGGTTTCATGATGAAATTTTCCCGTTTTGATATTCTGGAGTAG
- a CDS encoding histidinol dehydrogenase, with protein MSFSFPDWLEPHLLDDAVMGEAYASVPDERRALLKTSIARLWEWYGPSCCTAQRLERLFRGGFTAAEMRSPVGFAVFVCGADMNSPAQLLAALVPAIAAGVLHILAVKPCGTGWTQPQLVGLELAGVEMVAELDQDTLQRLLRELAQGGESGRLVYIDAEDAVSQVGKCSPGVLSLNLGKAAAVVRQGEGGNRFDLDALAFAQAGTRMTYFGDASDVDDSVFSCADREFEYALTQDASVAFLPAGDHSRAAAHFSAVMGPGHESSWIWTEIDANTFVDTRVTWSDGEES; from the coding sequence ATGAGCTTTTCTTTTCCCGACTGGCTGGAGCCACACCTTCTTGATGACGCGGTCATGGGCGAAGCCTATGCCTCGGTTCCCGACGAGCGACGCGCCTTGCTCAAGACTTCCATTGCCCGGCTTTGGGAATGGTACGGGCCGTCGTGTTGTACGGCGCAGCGCCTTGAGCGCCTCTTCCGGGGCGGTTTTACTGCTGCGGAGATGCGTTCTCCGGTCGGCTTTGCCGTGTTTGTTTGCGGCGCGGACATGAACTCCCCGGCGCAGTTGCTGGCCGCATTGGTGCCGGCCATTGCCGCGGGAGTCCTCCATATCCTCGCCGTGAAGCCGTGCGGGACTGGCTGGACGCAACCCCAGCTGGTCGGCTTGGAGCTGGCCGGTGTCGAAATGGTCGCCGAACTGGATCAGGACACGTTGCAGCGGCTCCTGCGGGAGCTGGCGCAGGGGGGCGAATCCGGCCGGCTGGTGTATATCGATGCCGAAGATGCCGTGTCCCAGGTCGGAAAATGTTCTCCGGGCGTGCTCTCCCTGAATTTGGGCAAGGCTGCCGCCGTCGTTCGTCAGGGTGAGGGGGGCAACCGGTTTGATCTGGATGCGCTGGCCTTTGCGCAGGCCGGTACGCGCATGACCTACTTTGGGGATGCCTCGGACGTTGACGATTCTGTTTTTTCTTGCGCGGACAGGGAGTTCGAATATGCTTTGACGCAGGACGCCTCTGTTGCCTTTCTGCCTGCAGGGGATCATTCCCGGGCTGCCGCGCATTTTTCCGCAGTGATGGGCCCTGGCCATGAATCGAGTTGGATCTGGACCGAAATAGACGCGAACACATTTGTGGACACCAGAGTGACCTGGTCTGACGGAGAAGAGTCGTGA
- a CDS encoding outer membrane protein assembly factor BamD gives MKQYTALVLLVVMLSGCGLIDYYFLPPPEDTAQELWEAGMDSMQEKEYLEAQDFFVKLKDKFPFSPYTLRAELALADAYYLDTKYMEAVDAYKEFEAMHPTNESIPYVLFQVGMSNYNMFKGIDRRQDNIKEGLEYFYRVEQSFPESEYAEQARVYIQKSRRILAEHELYVADFFWRTDRYGPAWHRYKYVVENFSDVPDLRDYARRRAEYAYFEYQKTLADEERMRIQESWLLWLKNWL, from the coding sequence ATGAAGCAATATACAGCACTCGTGCTGCTCGTGGTCATGCTCTCCGGGTGTGGCCTCATCGACTATTACTTTTTGCCCCCGCCGGAAGATACCGCTCAGGAACTTTGGGAAGCGGGCATGGATAGCATGCAGGAAAAGGAGTATCTGGAAGCCCAGGACTTCTTCGTCAAGCTCAAGGACAAGTTCCCCTTCAGCCCGTATACGCTGAGGGCAGAATTGGCCTTGGCAGACGCTTACTATCTGGACACCAAGTACATGGAGGCCGTGGACGCCTACAAGGAGTTCGAGGCCATGCACCCCACCAACGAGAGCATTCCCTATGTTCTGTTCCAGGTGGGCATGTCCAACTACAACATGTTCAAGGGCATCGACCGCAGGCAGGACAACATCAAGGAAGGACTCGAGTATTTCTATCGCGTGGAGCAGTCCTTTCCCGAGTCCGAATATGCGGAACAGGCCCGTGTCTACATCCAGAAGAGTCGCCGGATATTGGCCGAGCACGAGCTGTACGTCGCCGACTTCTTCTGGCGGACGGACCGGTACGGTCCCGCCTGGCATCGCTACAAGTACGTGGTGGAAAATTTTTCCGACGTGCCGGACCTGCGCGACTACGCGCGGCGGCGCGCCGAGTACGCCTACTTCGAGTACCAGAAGACATTGGCGGACGAAGAGCGCATGCGCATCCAGGAAAGCTGGCTGCTATGGCTCAAGAACTGGTTGTAA
- the trxB gene encoding thioredoxin-disulfide reductase — protein MNIYDAVVIGGGPAGMTAALYLLRAGVKTLSIEKMAPGGQILMTEEIENYPGFPSGLKGYELADKLSAHLEDYPHDKIMDEVREIKVGDPVHEITVGDGQVVGAKSIVLATGARYRNLGVPGEQRLVGKGVSYCALCDGNFFRDRVVAVVGGGNSALEEALYLSRLVKKLYLIHRRDEFRGALCYQNKCFTHEKIEILRSTVVDEIVGDAEVQKLALTNVKTGEKSSLDVEGAFIFVGFEPVMSFVPDAVEKNVHGIVTDVEMCTNVPGIFAAGDIRAKMCRQVATAVGDGATAATSAFSYLEQLGD, from the coding sequence ATGAACATTTACGACGCCGTAGTCATTGGGGGCGGTCCGGCAGGAATGACGGCTGCCCTTTACCTTTTGCGGGCCGGGGTAAAAACCCTTTCCATCGAGAAGATGGCCCCTGGCGGGCAGATCCTCATGACCGAGGAGATCGAGAACTATCCGGGCTTCCCTTCGGGATTGAAGGGGTATGAGCTTGCGGACAAGCTTTCCGCGCATCTCGAGGATTACCCGCACGACAAGATCATGGACGAGGTCCGCGAGATCAAGGTGGGAGATCCCGTACACGAGATTACCGTGGGCGACGGGCAGGTTGTGGGCGCCAAGTCCATTGTCCTTGCCACGGGCGCGCGGTACCGCAATCTGGGCGTTCCCGGGGAGCAGCGTCTCGTGGGCAAGGGGGTTTCCTACTGCGCCCTGTGCGACGGAAACTTCTTCCGCGACAGGGTCGTGGCCGTGGTGGGCGGAGGTAACTCGGCCCTGGAAGAGGCTCTGTACCTCTCCCGGCTGGTGAAGAAGCTGTATCTCATCCATCGCCGCGACGAGTTCCGTGGGGCGCTTTGTTACCAGAACAAGTGCTTTACCCACGAGAAGATCGAGATTCTGCGCAGTACGGTTGTGGACGAAATTGTTGGTGATGCCGAGGTGCAGAAGCTTGCCCTCACCAACGTCAAGACCGGTGAGAAGAGTTCCCTCGACGTGGAAGGCGCTTTTATTTTCGTCGGTTTCGAGCCGGTCATGAGTTTTGTTCCCGATGCCGTGGAAAAGAATGTTCATGGCATTGTGACCGACGTTGAAATGTGTACCAACGTACCCGGTATTTTCGCCGCGGGCGATATCCGGGCCAAGATGTGCCGTCAGGTCGCCACTGCCGTGGGCGACGGTGCCACTGCCGCCACCTCTGCCTTCTCCTACCTTGAGCAGCTTGGCGACTAA
- the trxA gene encoding thioredoxin: protein MAMQVTDSNFEAEVLNSDIPVLIDFWAPWCGPCRAMGPVIDELATEYDGKVKIAKMNVDENSATPGKYGIRAIPTIILFKGGEVLDQSTGAVSKSSIKEMIEKKAL, encoded by the coding sequence ATGGCTATGCAGGTTACTGACAGCAATTTCGAAGCTGAAGTGTTGAACAGCGACATCCCCGTGCTCATCGACTTCTGGGCTCCCTGGTGCGGTCCTTGTCGGGCTATGGGACCTGTGATTGACGAACTCGCCACCGAATACGACGGCAAGGTCAAGATTGCCAAGATGAACGTGGATGAAAACTCCGCAACTCCCGGCAAATACGGAATTCGCGCCATCCCGACCATCATCCTTTTCAAGGGCGGCGAGGTTCTGGACCAGAGCACCGGTGCTGTTTCCAAAAGCAGCATCAAGGAAATGATCGAGAAGAAAGCACTGTAA
- the tsaD gene encoding tRNA (adenosine(37)-N6)-threonylcarbamoyltransferase complex transferase subunit TsaD — protein MLSLGIETSCDETAVALVRDGRLVGQKLATQIDVHAVFGGVVPEIASREHLRVLPVLYRELMQDTGIDPSEIDVVSVARGPGLLGALLVGVSFAKALSVSLGTRLVGVNHLWAHLLAPGLEQELRFPALGLLVSGGHTHTYRIDSSTQFELLGRTLDDAAGEAFDKVAKLLNFPYPGGRFIDELGRGVAPDTGLFPRAFIDTPSLDFSFSGLKTAVANYIQAHPELVLDEMGNIESVARMPRERRDLIATVCASFNWSVADTLRIKVERALKQTGKVKSIIVAGGVAANSMVRTVMQELAESRNIDLVLPGLQLCTDNGSMIAYAGGLLAGQGYCHGLDLEAIPRGRVVPLDWRECRG, from the coding sequence ATGCTCAGTCTCGGTATTGAAACGTCTTGCGACGAGACGGCGGTTGCGCTCGTGCGCGACGGTCGCCTGGTGGGACAGAAGCTCGCGACCCAGATCGATGTGCACGCCGTGTTCGGCGGGGTGGTCCCGGAGATCGCCTCGCGGGAACATCTGCGGGTTTTGCCGGTGCTGTATCGTGAATTGATGCAGGATACCGGAATTGATCCTTCGGAGATTGACGTGGTTTCCGTGGCCCGTGGCCCCGGACTTTTGGGAGCCTTGCTGGTGGGCGTGAGCTTTGCCAAGGCCTTGAGCGTTTCCCTCGGCACCCGTTTGGTGGGGGTCAACCACCTCTGGGCCCATCTCCTGGCTCCCGGCCTGGAGCAGGAATTGCGCTTTCCCGCACTGGGACTGTTGGTTTCCGGCGGGCACACCCATACCTACCGCATCGACTCGTCCACGCAGTTCGAGCTCTTGGGCCGGACCTTGGACGACGCGGCAGGGGAGGCCTTCGACAAGGTGGCCAAGCTGCTCAATTTTCCCTATCCGGGCGGCCGGTTTATTGATGAACTGGGCCGGGGCGTGGCTCCGGACACCGGGCTGTTCCCGAGGGCATTCATAGACACCCCGAGTTTGGATTTCAGCTTCAGCGGCCTGAAGACTGCGGTTGCAAACTACATTCAGGCCCATCCCGAACTCGTGCTCGATGAAATGGGGAATATCGAATCGGTTGCACGCATGCCCCGGGAACGCCGGGATCTGATCGCCACGGTCTGCGCCTCCTTCAACTGGAGCGTGGCCGATACCCTGCGGATCAAGGTGGAGCGTGCGCTCAAGCAGACCGGAAAGGTTAAGAGCATCATCGTGGCCGGCGGGGTTGCGGCTAATTCAATGGTTCGGACCGTCATGCAGGAGCTGGCAGAATCCAGGAACATCGATCTGGTTTTGCCCGGCCTGCAACTGTGCACGGACAACGGTTCCATGATCGCCTATGCCGGTGGACTGCTCGCCGGGCAGGGCTATTGCCATGGCCTGGACCTCGAGGCGATTCCGCGCGGGAGGGTCGTCCCGCTGGATTGGCGCGAATGCCGGGGCTGA